From the genome of Leptospira andrefontaineae, one region includes:
- a CDS encoding IspD/TarI family cytidylyltransferase: MNSWFPSGNIYLLLLSGGTGSRMKSDLPKQFLELNGKSILLHSLETFLDWGKTKSIVLVSHKDYILDSETLCSPFLRERDRIVEGGDTRHGSTLAGISSIQFSANDIILIHDAARPFVSSDDLDRLSSATEEFGVATLASKNHETVLEEEKDSLKFLNRDKIWFMKTPQGIRGDILKKILEKTYSAEPTDLCTWTQGQGIGSKLVESNPYNLKITEKSDLALAEAILPLFQSWKKE; encoded by the coding sequence ATGAACTCCTGGTTTCCCTCGGGTAATATTTATCTATTACTTCTTTCGGGAGGAACAGGCTCCCGAATGAAGTCTGATCTTCCGAAACAATTTTTAGAATTAAACGGAAAATCGATCTTACTCCATAGTCTGGAAACTTTTTTGGATTGGGGAAAAACCAAAAGTATTGTCCTAGTATCTCATAAAGATTATATCCTGGATTCGGAAACACTCTGTTCTCCATTTCTTAGAGAAAGAGATAGAATTGTAGAAGGCGGAGATACTAGACACGGATCCACATTAGCCGGAATATCCAGTATTCAATTTTCTGCAAATGATATCATTTTGATTCACGACGCAGCTAGACCTTTTGTTTCATCGGATGATCTAGACAGATTATCAAGTGCAACGGAAGAATTCGGAGTGGCAACACTTGCTTCCAAAAATCATGAAACGGTTTTGGAAGAAGAAAAAGACAGTCTCAAGTTTTTAAACCGCGATAAGATCTGGTTTATGAAAACTCCCCAAGGAATTCGCGGAGATATACTGAAGAAGATCCTGGAAAAAACGTATTCAGCAGAGCCTACAGATCTATGCACCTGGACTCAAGGACAAGGGATCGGGTCCAAATTAGTGGAATCCAATCCGTATAATCTTAAAATTACAGAAAAGTCGGACCTTGCCTTAGCCGAAGCGATTTTGCCTTTGTTTCAAAGCTGGAAGAAAGAATAG
- a CDS encoding diaminopimelate decarboxylase → MQSIENLKFLTPEEARKIATNFGTPLFVYSRKGIEKSCDDALAFPNAFGLTVRFAMKANPGRTVLEILKKKGIHIDASSEHEVKRAILAGFKPSDILLTSQQLAKSLKELIPQGVQFNACSLRQLEEFGKNFPGKEVSVRFNPGLGSGATKKTDVGGRTSSFGIWHEEIGKVKEIVSKYGLKLVRVHTHIGSGSDPEVWKAVAHYTLEIAAQFPDCRTVNLGGGFKVGRMIGEKTTDPQSIGKPVKELFENFAKEKGIQLKMEIEPGSFLMVNNGAILTQVDDIVYTGDGGYTFVKLDMGMDVNTRPALYAAKHPLIVIPQKENSEQKTGDFVFVGHCCESGDLITQEEGGGPQLRTTHTPEIGDLVVMEGAGAYCSSMSTKNYNSYPETSEVLIDTDGTTKLVRQRQTLEQILENELLVSLG, encoded by the coding sequence ATGCAATCAATAGAAAATCTTAAATTTTTGACCCCCGAAGAAGCTAGAAAAATCGCAACAAATTTCGGGACCCCACTTTTTGTGTACTCTCGTAAAGGAATTGAAAAAAGTTGCGATGATGCTCTCGCATTTCCTAACGCTTTCGGTCTGACCGTTCGATTTGCAATGAAAGCCAATCCGGGGCGCACGGTTCTGGAAATATTAAAGAAGAAGGGCATACATATAGATGCATCTTCAGAGCACGAAGTGAAACGTGCGATACTTGCTGGATTTAAACCTTCCGATATTCTACTCACTTCCCAACAATTGGCTAAATCCTTAAAGGAATTGATCCCACAAGGAGTTCAATTCAACGCATGTTCTCTTAGGCAATTGGAAGAATTTGGAAAAAACTTCCCAGGTAAAGAAGTAAGCGTTCGTTTTAATCCAGGTTTAGGTTCCGGAGCTACTAAGAAGACAGACGTAGGAGGTAGAACATCCTCCTTCGGTATCTGGCATGAAGAGATCGGAAAAGTAAAAGAGATCGTTTCTAAATACGGACTCAAACTGGTTCGAGTCCATACTCATATAGGTTCCGGTTCCGATCCGGAAGTTTGGAAGGCAGTAGCACATTATACCTTAGAGATCGCAGCTCAATTTCCGGATTGTAGAACAGTGAATCTGGGCGGAGGTTTCAAGGTAGGAAGAATGATCGGTGAAAAAACTACCGATCCTCAAAGCATCGGAAAACCTGTAAAAGAACTCTTTGAAAATTTCGCTAAAGAGAAAGGCATCCAACTCAAGATGGAAATAGAGCCCGGCTCCTTCTTAATGGTGAATAACGGAGCAATCCTCACTCAGGTGGATGATATCGTCTATACTGGAGATGGTGGATATACTTTTGTGAAACTAGACATGGGAATGGATGTGAATACAAGACCTGCGTTATACGCGGCAAAACATCCGCTAATAGTTATTCCACAGAAAGAAAACTCCGAACAAAAGACTGGAGACTTTGTATTTGTAGGACATTGCTGCGAAAGTGGAGACTTGATCACACAGGAAGAAGGCGGTGGACCTCAACTTAGGACCACACATACTCCTGAGATCGGAGACTTAGTAGTGATGGAAGGAGCGGGAGCTTATTGTTCTTCTATGTCTACTAAGAACTATAATTCTTATCCTGAAACTTCTGAAGTATTGATCGATACAGACGGAACGACTAAACTTGTAAGACAAAGACAAACTCTGGAACAAATCCTAGAAAATGAACTCCTGGTTTCCCTCGGGTAA